Within the Arachis duranensis cultivar V14167 chromosome 10, aradu.V14167.gnm2.J7QH, whole genome shotgun sequence genome, the region ACATGCCCTTGAGGAAGCTGGTTGAGGGCGTGATCGAAGGCGTGGTACGCCGGTTTTGAGCGTTGTTTTTATGAGCTCAAAAGTGAGGGTCGTTTGTAGCCTAAACTAAAAGTTTATTATAGACATATATCGTTTTGAAACTTTGCATATCTCAAGTTATGTTCGTTGGAATATGAAGAGGTCATGACTAACATCATCTACAAATTTTTTTACACTTTCATGGGGCTTGTCTTCAATTCTTGGTTTTCTGGGAGGTTGCTTCCTTTTGCATGCTACTTTCCTTGTTTCTTCCAGGAGCTTCTTTGGttgtctttctcttcttttgtttttgccTAAAGTCTTTCGACTTTTTCCTAAacatatcaaaactcaaaacaactCCAAAAAACATTAATTAAAGCACAAAAATCTCAAttacaataaaacaaaatcacTAACTAAAAGCTGCCCATGCATCAAGCTCTAATTATTTTAGATGTGTAAATTGTCCTTTATTGGGTGTTGTATTTTGGTGAACAATTTAATGAGGAACAATTTGGATTACAATAACCCGTTAACCAAATTAGGTCTTGATAtgccaaattaaaatataacataagaaacaaaaaaaaaaaatacaactaATCCATACATTAAGTCAGTACATAAAACTAATTTGAAGAATCGCTTTGGAGCCGTATAAATATCTTTAAACCGTATGGTGCATGTATGTCTTATCAAATCTAAGTAATTTGAAGAGCATATATACTTGCCCTACTTACTGTGCTTTCACATGAAAAGCAATTGTACTCCGTACTGATGAAGAAGGATTCTTGTAAGGTAGGAAAATTACAAAGATGGATAACGTAGCTTCCTAACATAACAAGAGTGATCATATGGCACAGGCTTCTACTGTGTTGGAAGCTGAGAATGTTATTGCTGCCATGTGCCTAAGCAATAATAATCATGCACTACTTCAGTGGCTCCCCTTCCACTTCTTTCATGCCTCTCTCTAACGTCAATTCCTTTTCATTTGCAACAGTTTCGTTATTGCACCTAACTGCTGCATCTTTTAGCATATCATTTCACCTTATCATGCCCCAATTTTTTgggtttaaatttttatactatttggGCTCCACCAAAGTACGATTCTtgttggttttgagttttgatcCACCCCGTACAAAATTAACTGTGTTCAggaaattttttcaatttttagggTTCGAATGTTTTCCTGTGAAATTTGGTTGTTAGATACTTCTTTTTCCCATTGAAATTgatatcttcaatttttcaacaATACAACCATTCCATAAGGCTAATTTAAAGTTGTTTAAAATCAGCATGTCTAACATAGAAATGATTTTGAAACATGCTTTACTGTATAAACAGCAAGTATATAGTTAATTATGTTATaaggatatttatttatttgcacaTTTAATTGTAtgcttatttatttactttgatgtttatttaatttaatatactaGTTCATTTTAAAGTGTTGAAAAAACACATGTAATTTAATCAAAAGCTACGAACACCAATTCTAATATGCAAATAACATAATTGCAAAAATGTAAGTGAAAGTGGAACAACTTGATATGTTGTGGTGGGAGAGAACACAGACATGAGTGGTTGACACAGTCAAAGGTATATTCATGTCTTCTCCAAAAACTTGGACCAAGGACCACAAATCGAAACAACCGATGAACATTCATTTTCAGTTATAGTACATAACGGGGAAGAGAAATGTAGCAACTTGGAATTTATTAAAGCTGCAAAATAGTCTCTTCACATAAGAACAGGATACACAGGTTTGTGTTCATCACAGTTTTGCTTTTTTACATTAACAAACAGCCCTAAACAAAATAACAGGCTATATAATTCACAAACACAGTTAGCTAAATATGCaaaagcaaagacaaaagcaagATCACAAAACAGTGAAAGATaatcaaattcaacaaaatataaaaactaaagaggaaaaagaagctaATAACTTTTTTACTACTTCTGATTGAACCTGAGCAAGGCAATTTCAGAATTTGCCCCTGAAGATGGAACCCTTGGGCTGCTATTGCTACTGCTATCAGACAATGAAGCAAGTGTCTTGTGCAATACCCCAGATGGAGATGACACCATTGTCGTGGCCGGAGACGACAGATTCGAATTGGAAGTGGCGGCGGCACCATCATTGGTTGAAGTGACCGTACTTGGCATGAGAACTTCAGCTAGTGGACCACCAGGTGTGGTGGTTGAAGCTACCCAAGGTGGTGGTGTGGGCCAATTTGAGAAGCCAGATTTATTGCCATTGCTTGTGTTGTTCTCTTCTGGCTCTGGCTCTTCCATTAGGCCTAACCCCACTTCTTCATGCATATATCCACCTCCCATTGATAAatcaagagaagagagggacAATTTCTCAATTGATGAAACAGAGTTTTTGTTATCGGCATCATTAGTTTCTTGATCTGTTGCCGCGTCCGACCAAGCATCGATGAAAACCCTTGGTTTATCAGATTGGAGAGTTTCCATAGGAACCAGAACAGGGTTAAGGAAAGTTGGAGAGCGCTTGTTGTGTTGTTGATCCAATCCAGGGCTATAGACTGGGAATGAGTTCATATATTGAGGCTCAGTGTTACTGCAGGAACTCATAGCATTGAATCCAACTTTGTTGTTGTTCATCAGAGTGTTCCATTCTGAATCCGATGTTCCAAGCGAAATAGGATCTCCATTCAGCATCCAATCCAACCCCCTTCAAGATCATTTTACAAATTGGTCAAGAGGATTATTAGCCTAGCAAACATTTCTATGATAACAGAACAGGAACAAACagaatatgaaaaaattaaataaaaatgaagaaagagaaggcCATGAATGAAGAcagaaacataataaaaatccaaacttgaaagttgaaacacACTCACCTGGGCTCCCTACTTGATGGAACAGAACCAGCACCGAAGTTGTgaagagaaagggaagaagCAGATTCAAGGTATGAATGATGATTGGTGGTAGCAGAAGCAAGAAAATGAGGTGAAGAAGGATCTTTCCTTGTAGAGTGGTTAGAGAATGCGACAGTAACAGCAGCACTAGAGGCAGCATAAGGATGAGAATCATGGCGAGCCCTCTTAAGTAGATTGtgtccattgttgttgttgttgttgtgaagTTCCACAGGCTTTCTTGAACGGGTACGGCCTCTATGCATATGACGCTCACAGTACTTGTGATTAGGAGCAACCTCTCTTGAACATCTCCATTTCTTACCATCTGTTCTCCTGCACCTATTTGGTTCTGCATCATTATTGTTACTGCTTGAAAGCCTCAGATTGaaaccaccaccacctcctcctccttccactGCTCCAACAAACAGTAGAATTAGAATACATAAACAGAAACAACATGAAAAGGCATAAACTTTTTGAGTGTCAAAGTGAAATAAGCATACAAGGAGATGAGCGAGAAGCAGCAGCGATAGGCATAAGGAGTAGCTCAGGAGGAACAGGAATAGAAGCCATCATGTACTTGTAAATCATAGCTTGTCTTTCAAGTTCCCTCCATTGCGCACTTGTGAAAGGGAACCTCCCTAAAGATGCCGCCATCATTCCACCACTTGTTCCTAGATTAACACAAGCATGTTTCTCAGAATCTCCGACATAGTAAACAGTACTCTGTCTCTCTCTTCTGACcctctttcacttttttttttacccgGTTAAAAAGATGCaatcttttttaatataaaaattattcagAACCAAACCCACAAAGTAAGAAGAACCTGGCGATTTGAAGGGATAGCGAGTAGTGGTTGTGGTTGTGGTTGTAGTTGTAGTAGCAGAAGAAGGAGAATAATACGGAGAGTGAGAAAAGTGAAATGGCTGCTGCAAAGGTTGTCTTGTTTCTTCTACAGATGCTGCtgcaccatcatcatcatcatcaacaacaacgGTATTAACACCACTATTAGCAGCTGCAGCGTTGTTTATACTATGATTATGATTAGTAGTTAACAAATGGTGCTGAAGCGTGGgaccatcaccatcaccatcatcacCGAGAGCAGAAGCAGATGAATCACTGTcaaatggatggtggtgatgattATGAtgcaccatcatcatcatcatcatcatcctcgtCTTACTAGGAAATGCTTCaagataattattattaatattaatattattatgctgctgctgctgctgcaccTGCACCTTGTTACTCACACTACCCAACCCAAGAACATTACTATTACTAGTAGCAGCAGCAacactattttttttagtttccttGAGCGAAACGCCAAATTCACCCATTGCCCTGATGAATTCTCGAATAGAACCCACTTTACCAAAATAGGAAAAGATCACTTTTT harbors:
- the LOC107469817 gene encoding growth-regulating factor 1, which encodes MGEFGVSLKETKKNSVAAATSNSNVLGLGSVSNKVQVQQQQQHNNININNNYLEAFPSKTRMMMMMMMVHHNHHHHPFDSDSSASALGDDGDGDGPTLQHHLLTTNHNHSINNAAAANSGVNTVVVDDDDDGAAASVEETRQPLQQPFHFSHSPYYSPSSATTTTTTTTTTTRYPFKSPGTSGGMMAASLGRFPFTSAQWRELERQAMIYKYMMASIPVPPELLLMPIAAASRSSPLEGGGGGGGFNLRLSSSNNNDAEPNRCRRTDGKKWRCSREVAPNHKYCERHMHRGRTRSRKPVELHNNNNNNGHNLLKRARHDSHPYAASSAAVTVAFSNHSTRKDPSSPHFLASATTNHHSYLESASSLSLHNFGAGSVPSSREPRGLDWMLNGDPISLGTSDSEWNTLMNNNKVGFNAMSSCSNTEPQYMNSFPVYSPGLDQQHNKRSPTFLNPVLVPMETLQSDKPRVFIDAWSDAATDQETNDADNKNSVSSIEKLSLSSLDLSMGGGYMHEEVGLGLMEEPEPEENNTSNGNKSGFSNWPTPPPWVASTTTPGGPLAEVLMPSTVTSTNDGAAATSNSNLSSPATTMVSSPSGVLHKTLASLSDSSSNSSPRVPSSGANSEIALLRFNQK